The segment ACTTGAAGAATTTATAGATGATGCCTTTATGGCAGGCGCTATCGTAATTAAAATTGTCCACGGAAAAACGGGCGGAACCCTTAGAAACGCCGTTCACAGCAAATTAAAAACCCATCCCCTGGTGAAATTATATCGACTGGGAGAATCCTACGAGGGCGGAGAAGGGGTTACAATTGCAGAGCTTTATCGCAAGTAGTTCCGCCAGCTTTTTTAATGCGCTAACTTAATCTAATGCCGGGCTTTTCTTCTGTTATTGAAAGTAACCGGCGATTTAAGCTATAATGTTGTGTCCGCGGTGGGTGTGGCCTAGTGGTTAAGGCGTCAGGTTGTGGCCCTGAAGATCGAGGGTTCAAATCCCTCCACTCACCCCATCCCTTCTTTAGCTAGTCTTTTTTCTCGCCTAAAATCACCGCAACTTACCCAATACCCGACCGTTTTTAACAATATTTGCGTAGTTATAATATGAAGTCAATACTTTGACGCTGCCCGTATTGCAAAGTATAATAGTCGAGAATGAAAAAAGTTAGATTAGCGGATTATTAAACAATTTAAATACTGATTCCCAATAATGCGCCCGTAGCTCAGCGGATAGAGCACTGGTCTTCGGAACCAGGTGTCGTGGGTTCGAATCCCCCCGGGCGTGCCATTCAAACACCAAATTTCAAATGCAAAGAGAAAAAATATGACTTATAATTTTACGGAACTTACCGAGTTGTACAAATCAATTGTTTCGGTTGTAACAAGAACCGACGACTACTTCGACACCGATGAATTTAAAAATTTGGAAAAAGCGAACGCAACTGCCTGCGAAAATATCCAGCAGGCATGTAAATCCCTGATTAAGTTACTACAGGGCGAGACAAGCCTGGAAGGCAATGCACTCCCCGACATTAGGGGGAGAATCGGATTTTATAATCGTTTACTTAAAAAACAATCCAAGATACTCTTACCGCTAAACATATCAAAAGAAGCGGACAGCATTATTCAAAGCACCTTCTTGCTTGGGCTTACAAGCCATTTATACCTCTATGACAACCCTTCCCGTAACGGGTTTAAGGAAGTTGACGCCGCCGCTGTAGTTACCGATTTGGCGCCGCGTTTAATGTCTTCCAGTAACAAAATGAGAAAATACAACAGGAAGTTAAATACCATCCCAATTTTGATTTTTGAAAACTACTTTGAAGAAAAAATTGAACCCTTGCTTAAAGAAAAATTGAATTTCGGCTTTTTACGATATACCATCGCCCGCAATTACTTTACGAACCTCTTTTTCGGCGGGGCACGCTTTGGTGAGATGATGGATAACGAAACGCGCATGGTATAGCTATACCGCAACAAACAACACCGAACCCTACCCCAAAAGATAGGCCTTCGGCGTTTTATAACAGCAAGATAATTAAAGAGGTCGGTTTTTGAAAAACCGTTACAAAGTTTTAGGGCTTGCCTTAACCGTAGCCGGAATTATAGCGGCGCCGGTTTTCTATTTTTTTACGCTGTCCGTACAGCTGACCGCCGTTGCACTATCATCCGCGATACTGGGGCTGGCTTCCTTCTTTTTAGCCGATACCGCATCTAAAGCAAAAGATAAAGAACAACCGGACTCAGAAAGCACCGAAGATTTCACCTTAAAACCGGCCGGTAAATTT is part of the Dehalococcoidales bacterium genome and harbors:
- a CDS encoding Smr/MutS family protein; protein product: MRKKRHLHTAPPIDGECYIRHMTLDEAMPKLEEFIDDAFMAGAIVIKIVHGKTGGTLRNAVHSKLKTHPLVKLYRLGESYEGGEGVTIAELYRK